Genomic segment of Ralstonia pickettii:
TCGCACCGATCTGGTGGGGCACGTGAGTGCGCTGACGCCGGCCTGGCAGGGGCCGCATCCGTTGCAGGGGGCGGAGTTGATGCGGCTCTCGTTGGAGATCGATCGGCAGGCGACGTTGCTGGCAGTGGGGGATTTGTTCGCCTGGGGCGCGGTGGTGGCGTTGGTTTGCGCGGGGGCGATCTGGTTGCAGCGGTCGTTGCGGTGAGGGTCAATCCAGCTTCTGTTCCGGCGCCGTGGCCTGGGGCATCTTGCAGTTGAAGGCTGGCGCTTCGTCTTGCAGGTCCAGGTGATTCATCAACGTGGGGGCCAAGACCTTGAGCACTTGCACGGTCAGTGCGCTGGTGAATTTGTACTTGGCCGCGTCAGCGCCGGCCACGTAGGCGACGACGGTGCCGAAGTAACGGTCTACCAGGTAGAAGACGAAGGCGCCGGAGCGGCTCACGACCCGCTCGGAGATGAGGCCGCCGCCGCGGCTGAAGGTTTTGAAGCGGTTGTCGCCGGTGCCGGTTTTGCCGCCGATTGCGATGGGTTTGCCGTTCTTGTCGATGAACGTGCCGGAGATACGCTTGGCGGTGCCGCCTTCGACGACGCCGGCCAGCGCGGATTTGACCAAGGGTGGAATCTCGGGCGGCAGCACGCGTTCTCCGGCGTTGGGGTCGCGGCAGAGCATGACTTCGTAAGGCGTGTCGGCGGCGAAGCGCAGGCGGTCGATGCGTACGCTGGGCAGGCGGATGCCGTCGTTTTCGAGAATGCCCATCAGCTCCGCCAGCGAAGCCGGGCGATCTGCCGATGCGCCGATGGCGGTTCCGTATGACGGCACCAGCGATTCGAACGGATACCCCAGCCGCTTCCACATCGCGTGAATCTGCTGGAACGCTTCGATCTCGAGCATCTGCTTGATGCGCTTGTCTTGCGCGGCCTTGCGGTGCGATTGCAGCAGCCATTTGTAGACCGACAAGCGCTCATCCGCGCTGGCCTCGTTCACCTGCGCGAGGGTGGCTTGCGGATGGGTGCGCAGATACGCCACCAGCCACAGCTCCAGCGGATGCAGCTTGGCGATGTAGCCGCGATCGGCCAGGTCGAAGCGCTGGACGGAGTACTTCTCATACAGGTTGGTGAGTTCGGCCTCATCGAGCTTCGCGCCTGGTAGGTAGCTGCGGATGAATGCAGCGAGTTTGCCCGGGCCGGCCTCCGGGTCGATGCTGCGATAGATGGTAGCCAGCCGCACCGGCGTGGCGCGCGTGCTTTGCACCAGGATGGCTTCACGCTCCCGGTCGGTCTTGCCTTTGTACTTGGCATAGAAGCGGCCCATGAAGAGCTTGCCTTCGCGGTCGGCAAAGCGTTGCAGGTAGACCTGTCGCTGCGGGGAATCGGGGTTGGTCAACGCCTCGGCGCCCGCATTGGGCAACTGGTGCTGAAAGTAGCGCGAGATGTCACGCATGATCCGGACGAAGACGAGGTTGACGGAGTGCTTGAGCCCCTCGCGCACCGTGAAGTTCTGCGTGCCTTCCCATTTCTCGAAGTTTTCGAAACTCTGCATGCCGCCGCCGGTGGCAAACCATTCGCCGGCGTTACCGGAGTATTTGCGCTCCATCGATGCATCGAGCATCGCCGTGAGCGACCGGTCTTGCGTGTGGGCGAGGTAGTCGACAGCCCAGCGCTCGATCGGGTTCTGCACGGGAATATTGACCTTGTGCAGCGCCGCCACAGGTTGATCGGCGTAGCGCTTGTGCAACTCGGCCACGATCTGAAGGTACGTCACCAGCGTGCGCAGCTTGGCCGTTGAGCCCAGATCAAGCTTGACGCCCTCGTTGATGTCGAACGGCTTGTCGAACGTATCGGCTTGCACCAGCACGCGGTTGCCGCCCGGCGCGCGTTCGTAGAGCGTGAAGCTGTAGGTCACGCCGCCCGGGTCGCCGCGCTCCAGCATCTTGTCGCCGACGAGGCCGGCGGCCTTGGCGCGGGCCGGGTCGCGCAGCTTGCGCAGCTCAGATGAGACATCGCGCTGCAACGGCGCGTCCAGCGTGCTGCTTGCGGTCAGGTCGAGCCGGTCGAGCGCATACATGCGCGAGATCCCAAGCATGCCCGCCAGGTTCACGCGTACGGCGTTCGTGCCTTTATGTTCCAGCGGCGGGGGCGGCACGCGCGTGTTCAGCGCCTGCTGCTTGAGCGACTGCGCAATCGCCGCATCGCGCAGCGCGGGCGGAATCACGCCGGACGCGGCCAGCACGCGCAGGTAGGCGTTGGTCAACGTCTCCAGCTCATCCAGGTTCTCAAGGTAATACGACGGCCGCCGCTGCGAGACCAGCAGGCTCAACGCTTCCTTGTAGGCCAACGCACGGTCTGCGAGCGGCGCGGCCGACTGGGCCGCGAGCAATGCATTTACCTGGGCGAAGTCGCGTCCGTACCAGACCCACAGCGCATCGCCAATCCCCTGAATCTCGCCAAAGCCGGCGCGTGCGCCCAGTGGCACGGTGTTCAGGTAATCGACCGCGAGTTGGTGGCGCGCGGCAGTGGTGTCTTCGCCGTTCAGGTAAGCACGGGCGGATGCGGAGAACATTTGCCGCAGCTTTTCGCTGGGCGATTCGGTGCGGCCTTCGGGCGAGTGGCGGTACTTCTCGATTTGCGTGGCGAGCGTGCTGCCGCCCGGCGATTCATGCGCCGGGTCGACCGCGTGAAGGGCACGGTCCCAGACGGCGCGCGCGAGACGCGACCACTCCACGGCCGGGTTGCGCTTGGGGTATTCGGTCTGCAGCAGCGTGCGGTTTTCAATCGCCAGCAGCGAGTTGACGAGCAGCGGCGGCACCGACGCGAAACTGTCATACACGCGTTCGGGGTGCCGCACGCGGTAGATCGGGCGGCCATCGTCATCGAGCAATTCCAGGCCAGCCTGGTCCTTCTCGCGATAGGGCGGATTCATGCCGCTGTCCATGCGCGCGACCATCTCCTTGGATGGCACGGCCTGCTGGGCAACGACGTAGCCGCGCGAGCGCAGGCGGTCCAGAAAGGTGGGGAGATCGTGATAGCCGAGCCGCAGGTCGTAGGGGCCGGAGTTTGGATAGCGGGCCGAATCGTTCGGCCCGGGCTTGACGGGAAAGGTTTGCGACTTCGCCAGTTGCGCGAAGTAGCGGGCTTGCCAGGCGGAGGTGCGGAATTCGTGCGCGACAAGCAAGGCGGCCATCGCAAGCACCAGCGCCACGACGACGGCCAATTTGATGATGGGGCGGCGTATTTTTTTCACTCGCTTGCGCTCCAATCGCAGGCGAACGGGCGCCTTGCTTCAATCTAGCCCATGCGGCCGTCGTGTCCAGCGGCTTGTAACTTTGGAGCCGCCATTGCAAGCCTTACGAGGGCGCGTAATACGGGATGTTCTGCTCGTCGTACAACCGGTACGTCAGCGCCAGCATGGCCTGAATGTCTTCAGACTCGTCGAGCAGCCGCGTGCTGAAGATAATGGGCGAGACCAATTGCGGATCGTCGAGTTCCATGTAGCAGACATCTTCGCGCCGCAGGCCCGCCACACTGCGCGGCACCACTGACACGCCTTCGCCCGCGGCAACCAACCCCAGGGCAATTTGCAATTCCCGTGCCTCATAGATCTTGCTGGGTTCCAGCGCGCGATCGTGGAAGAGGGCGAGCACCTGATCGGCATAGCTCGGACGCGGTGTGCGCGGATAGATGATGAGCGTGTCGCCGACAAGGTCGCGCAGGGATACCGTTGGCTTGGCGCCCAGCAGCGCATGGCCCGAAGGCAAGGCGACGATCAACCGTTCGTCGCGCAGCAGGATACGTCGCACGTTTGGGTCTTCATAGCGGATGCGCCCGAACCCGACATCGATGCG
This window contains:
- a CDS encoding LysR family transcriptional regulator, producing MELRHLRYFVAVAEELNFTRAAERLHIAQPPLSRQIQQLEEEVGVRLFERGSRPLKLTEAGRFFHAHARQLLAQTAELASMTQRVGQIERRLSIGFVASTLYGMLPKVIRRFRAEYPMVDLTMHEMTTMDQIQALKDGRIDVGFGRIRYEDPNVRRILLRDERLIVALPSGHALLGAKPTVSLRDLVGDTLIIYPRTPRPSYADQVLALFHDRALEPSKIYEARELQIALGLVAAGEGVSVVPRSVAGLRREDVCYMELDDPQLVSPIIFSTRLLDESEDIQAMLALTYRLYDEQNIPYYAPS
- a CDS encoding transglycosylase domain-containing protein, producing the protein MKKIRRPIIKLAVVVALVLAMAALLVAHEFRTSAWQARYFAQLAKSQTFPVKPGPNDSARYPNSGPYDLRLGYHDLPTFLDRLRSRGYVVAQQAVPSKEMVARMDSGMNPPYREKDQAGLELLDDDGRPIYRVRHPERVYDSFASVPPLLVNSLLAIENRTLLQTEYPKRNPAVEWSRLARAVWDRALHAVDPAHESPGGSTLATQIEKYRHSPEGRTESPSEKLRQMFSASARAYLNGEDTTAARHQLAVDYLNTVPLGARAGFGEIQGIGDALWVWYGRDFAQVNALLAAQSAAPLADRALAYKEALSLLVSQRRPSYYLENLDELETLTNAYLRVLAASGVIPPALRDAAIAQSLKQQALNTRVPPPPLEHKGTNAVRVNLAGMLGISRMYALDRLDLTASSTLDAPLQRDVSSELRKLRDPARAKAAGLVGDKMLERGDPGGVTYSFTLYERAPGGNRVLVQADTFDKPFDINEGVKLDLGSTAKLRTLVTYLQIVAELHKRYADQPVAALHKVNIPVQNPIERWAVDYLAHTQDRSLTAMLDASMERKYSGNAGEWFATGGGMQSFENFEKWEGTQNFTVREGLKHSVNLVFVRIMRDISRYFQHQLPNAGAEALTNPDSPQRQVYLQRFADREGKLFMGRFYAKYKGKTDREREAILVQSTRATPVRLATIYRSIDPEAGPGKLAAFIRSYLPGAKLDEAELTNLYEKYSVQRFDLADRGYIAKLHPLELWLVAYLRTHPQATLAQVNEASADERLSVYKWLLQSHRKAAQDKRIKQMLEIEAFQQIHAMWKRLGYPFESLVPSYGTAIGASADRPASLAELMGILENDGIRLPSVRIDRLRFAADTPYEVMLCRDPNAGERVLPPEIPPLVKSALAGVVEGGTAKRISGTFIDKNGKPIAIGGKTGTGDNRFKTFSRGGGLISERVVSRSGAFVFYLVDRYFGTVVAYVAGADAAKYKFTSALTVQVLKVLAPTLMNHLDLQDEAPAFNCKMPQATAPEQKLD